From Streptomyces sp. 6-11-2, one genomic window encodes:
- the pip gene encoding prolyl aminopeptidase, whose amino-acid sequence MGLYPEIEPYDQGMLDVGDGNRVYWEVCGNPRGKPAVMLHGGPGSGCTPGHRRYCDPAAYRIVLLDQRGCGRSTPHASVYGTDMSVNTTEHLMADLELLRRQLGVERWLVWGASWGSVLGLRYAQTRPGVVSELVLTGIATGSNPEVTLLTHGLGRVFPEAFERFLAELPEPDRAGNLAAAFNRLIESPDPAVRERAARAWTDWETATVPAPPRSVERYEDPAFRMGFARTVTHYFGNDHFLGEGNDEGVVLGDAHRLKGVPGTLVQGSLDFGNLLGTPWRLHRAWPDSELTVVDEAGHDSGAPGVVEALVAATDKYARR is encoded by the coding sequence ATGGGCCTGTATCCGGAGATCGAACCGTACGACCAGGGCATGCTCGACGTCGGCGACGGCAACCGCGTGTACTGGGAGGTCTGCGGCAACCCCCGTGGCAAGCCGGCGGTGATGCTGCACGGCGGGCCGGGTTCCGGGTGCACGCCGGGTCACCGGCGCTACTGCGACCCGGCCGCGTACCGGATCGTGCTGCTCGACCAGCGTGGCTGCGGCCGTTCCACGCCGCACGCGAGCGTGTACGGCACCGACATGAGCGTCAACACGACCGAGCACCTGATGGCCGACCTGGAGCTGCTGCGGCGGCAGCTGGGCGTCGAGCGGTGGCTGGTGTGGGGCGCTTCGTGGGGATCGGTGCTGGGACTGCGTTACGCGCAGACGCGTCCCGGCGTGGTCTCCGAGCTGGTGCTGACGGGGATCGCGACCGGCTCCAACCCCGAGGTGACCCTGCTGACCCACGGCCTGGGAAGGGTCTTCCCCGAGGCCTTCGAGCGGTTCCTCGCCGAGTTGCCCGAGCCGGACCGCGCCGGAAACCTCGCGGCCGCCTTCAACCGGCTGATCGAGTCGCCCGACCCGGCGGTGCGCGAGCGGGCCGCGCGCGCCTGGACCGACTGGGAGACGGCGACCGTCCCCGCTCCGCCCCGCTCCGTCGAGCGCTACGAGGACCCCGCGTTCCGCATGGGCTTCGCCCGTACGGTCACGCACTACTTCGGCAACGACCACTTCCTCGGCGAGGGCAACGACGAGGGCGTGGTGCTGGGCGACGCCCACCGGCTCAAGGGCGTCCCCGGCACCCTCGTCCAGGGCAGCCTCGACTTCGGCAACCTCCTCGGCACCCCCTGGCGCCTCCACCGGGCCTGGCCGGACAGTGAGTTGACCGTCGTGGACGAGGCCGGTCACGACTCGGGAGCACCGGGCGTGGTGGAGGCCCTGGTGGCCGCGACGGACAAGTACGCCCGACGCTAG
- a CDS encoding RNA-binding S4 domain-containing protein has protein sequence MASQDDRDVDPKTAAAVAAAEAAGPASGENVRIDSWIWAVRLVKTRSVGATACRGGHVRVNGERVKPAHAVRVGDEVRLRHEGRERIVVVRRLIRKRVGAPIAVQCYVDNSPPPPPREAVAPIGIRDRGTGRPTKRDRRELERLRDLGGPGGSGGGPSPGSRPKGR, from the coding sequence ATGGCTTCGCAGGACGACCGAGACGTGGATCCGAAGACCGCCGCCGCCGTCGCCGCCGCCGAGGCGGCCGGGCCGGCGAGCGGGGAGAACGTGCGGATCGACAGCTGGATCTGGGCCGTCCGGCTGGTCAAGACCCGCTCCGTCGGCGCCACCGCGTGCCGGGGCGGGCATGTCCGGGTGAACGGGGAGCGGGTGAAGCCCGCCCACGCGGTGCGCGTCGGTGACGAGGTGCGGCTGCGGCACGAGGGCCGCGAGCGGATCGTCGTCGTCAGGCGGCTGATCCGCAAGCGCGTGGGCGCTCCCATCGCCGTCCAGTGCTACGTCGACAACTCCCCGCCGCCCCCGCCTCGCGAGGCCGTCGCCCCGATCGGCATCCGCGACCGCGGCACCGGCCGCCCGACCAAGCGCGACCGCCGCGAGCTGGAACGCCTGCGGGACCTGGGCGGTCCGGGTGGTTCCGGAGGCGGCCCGAGCCCGGGGAGCCGTCCGAAGGGACGGTGA
- a CDS encoding GNAT family N-acetyltransferase has translation MPETEEGARDASTANGVVLRRAGGADARDAADVWLRSFAAALPGVVRPHSDDAVRAWFRDVVVPRQETWVAEAGGDSGVVGVMVLDDDMLEQLYLDPDWRGRGLGDRFVALAKERRPRGLSLWTFQVNRPAHRFYERHGFVAAEYTDGGGNEEREPDVRYVWRP, from the coding sequence GTGCCGGAGACGGAAGAGGGCGCGCGGGACGCGAGTACGGCGAACGGTGTCGTGCTGCGGCGGGCCGGTGGGGCGGATGCGCGGGACGCCGCCGACGTGTGGCTGCGGTCCTTCGCCGCCGCGCTGCCGGGCGTTGTGAGGCCGCACTCCGACGACGCGGTGCGCGCCTGGTTCCGGGACGTGGTGGTGCCGCGGCAGGAGACCTGGGTCGCCGAGGCCGGCGGTGACAGCGGCGTCGTGGGGGTCATGGTGCTCGACGACGACATGCTGGAGCAGTTGTACCTCGACCCGGACTGGCGTGGACGCGGCCTCGGCGACCGTTTCGTGGCCCTCGCCAAGGAGCGCAGGCCGCGGGGCCTTTCCCTGTGGACCTTCCAGGTCAACCGGCCCGCCCACCGCTTCTACGAGCGTCACGGCTTCGTGGCCGCCGAGTACACCGACGGCGGCGGGAACGAGGAGCGGGAGCCGGACGTACGGTACGTGTGGCGGCCGTGA
- a CDS encoding DoxX family protein, with protein MSERIAPIAPTTSVPASVATETPASGRRAARVALRGVQVLLGLFFVFASALPKLIAHPSAVEIFDEMGWGSAGMYGIGVLELAGGVALLIPVLQSVSAVALSALMVGAFIVQLTAFGGQNAATPIVLIVPLAVIAWARRDHNARLLRLVRRQA; from the coding sequence ATGTCCGAGCGCATCGCGCCCATCGCACCCACCACGTCCGTCCCGGCGTCCGTCGCCACCGAGACGCCCGCCTCCGGCCGCCGCGCCGCCCGTGTCGCGCTGCGGGGCGTGCAGGTGCTGCTCGGACTGTTCTTCGTGTTCGCCAGCGCGTTGCCCAAGCTCATCGCGCATCCGTCGGCGGTCGAGATCTTCGACGAGATGGGCTGGGGCAGCGCGGGCATGTACGGCATCGGGGTGCTGGAGCTGGCCGGGGGCGTGGCGCTGCTGATCCCGGTGCTCCAGTCGGTGTCGGCGGTGGCGCTGAGCGCGCTGATGGTGGGGGCGTTCATCGTGCAGCTGACCGCCTTCGGCGGGCAGAACGCGGCGACCCCGATCGTCCTGATCGTTCCGCTGGCGGTCATCGCCTGGGCCCGTCGGGACCACAACGCGCGGCTGCTGCGGCTGGTGCGGCGGCAGGCGTGA
- a CDS encoding uracil-DNA glycosylase, translated as MDSSSLAALDERIAGCRACPRLVAWREEVARTKRAAFADWTYWGRPVPGYGPADARLLIVGLAPAAHGGNRTGRMFTGDRSGDVLYEALYELGLASQPTSTSADDGLELYGVRVTSPVHCAPPANKPTPGERDTCRPWLVQELTLLRPTLRAAVLLGAFSWQAALPAFTEAGWPVPRPRPPFAHGTRVSLDGLDLFGCFHVSQRNTFTGRLTPGMLRDVLRTAAQVAGLPVE; from the coding sequence ATGGACAGCAGCAGCCTCGCCGCCCTCGACGAGCGGATCGCCGGCTGCCGGGCCTGCCCGCGGCTGGTCGCCTGGCGGGAGGAAGTGGCCCGCACCAAGCGGGCCGCGTTCGCCGACTGGACGTACTGGGGCCGTCCGGTACCGGGCTACGGACCGGCGGACGCCCGCCTGCTGATCGTCGGACTGGCCCCGGCGGCGCACGGCGGCAACCGCACTGGCCGCATGTTCACCGGCGACCGCTCCGGCGACGTGCTGTACGAGGCGTTGTACGAGCTGGGCCTGGCCTCCCAGCCCACCTCCACGTCCGCCGACGACGGCCTGGAGCTGTACGGGGTACGCGTCACCTCCCCCGTGCACTGCGCGCCCCCCGCCAACAAACCCACCCCCGGCGAACGCGACACCTGCCGCCCCTGGCTGGTCCAGGAACTGACGCTGCTGCGCCCCACCCTCCGCGCCGCGGTCCTCCTGGGCGCCTTCAGCTGGCAGGCGGCCCTCCCGGCCTTCACCGAAGCCGGCTGGCCCGTACCCCGCCCCCGCCCGCCCTTCGCCCACGGCACCCGGGTGTCCCTCGACGGCCTCGACCTCTTCGGCTGCTTCCACGTCAGCCAGCGCAACACGTTCACCGGCAGACTCACCCCCGGCATGCTCCGGGACGTCCTGCGGACGGCGGCTCAAGTGGCAGGGCTTCCGGTCGAGTAG
- a CDS encoding ABC transporter ATP-binding protein — protein sequence MDTLLAIRASGTTKCFGDVVALDGVDLTVERGKIHGLVGPNGAGKTTLLGLLLGLAVADSGSLEILGTPVGRAPAAPDGVAGFVDGPGLYPSLTARQNLAALAALRGLDARTAGIDDVLDQVGLTDVAHDPARGFSLGMRQRLGLAAALLTKPRLLVLDEPANGLDPAGKKHVHGVLTRLAADGTCVVLSSHRMEDLEALCSEVTILATGRVVFSGPLSKLAAENRELDYRLLTSDPRTARRMAAGTAGIRVVDGAGTRYGTETLVVRAPVPALDELVARLVGAGIALRELAPVVSPLEAAFLALTEQQEADR from the coding sequence ATGGACACACTCCTCGCGATCCGGGCGAGCGGGACGACCAAGTGTTTCGGCGATGTCGTCGCGCTCGACGGCGTCGATCTGACCGTGGAGCGGGGAAAGATCCACGGCTTGGTCGGACCGAACGGCGCCGGCAAGACGACACTGCTCGGCCTGCTGCTGGGCCTGGCCGTCGCCGACAGCGGGTCCCTCGAGATCCTGGGGACGCCGGTCGGTCGGGCGCCGGCCGCTCCCGACGGTGTCGCCGGGTTCGTGGACGGGCCCGGCCTCTACCCCTCGCTCACCGCACGGCAGAACCTCGCCGCGCTGGCCGCTCTGCGCGGCCTCGACGCGCGGACGGCGGGGATCGACGACGTGCTCGACCAGGTCGGGCTCACCGATGTCGCCCACGACCCGGCCCGCGGCTTCTCCCTCGGGATGCGTCAGCGGCTGGGACTCGCCGCGGCCCTGCTCACGAAACCCCGGCTGCTCGTGCTCGACGAACCCGCCAACGGCCTCGATCCGGCCGGCAAGAAGCACGTGCACGGTGTCCTCACCCGGCTCGCGGCGGACGGGACCTGTGTCGTGCTGTCGAGCCACCGCATGGAGGACCTGGAGGCGCTGTGCTCCGAGGTCACCATCCTGGCCACCGGCCGGGTCGTCTTCTCCGGCCCGCTGAGCAAGCTGGCCGCCGAGAACCGTGAACTGGACTACCGGCTGCTCACCTCCGATCCCCGGACCGCCCGCCGGATGGCCGCCGGCACGGCCGGGATCCGCGTCGTCGACGGCGCCGGGACACGGTACGGCACCGAGACGCTCGTCGTGCGCGCGCCGGTGCCCGCTCTCGACGAACTGGTGGCGCGGCTCGTGGGCGCGGGCATCGCGTTGCGCGAACTCGCCCCCGTGGTGTCGCCGTTGGAAGCCGCGTTCCTCGCCCTGACCGAGCAGCAGGAGGCGGACCGATGA
- a CDS encoding bifunctional YncE family protein/alkaline phosphatase family protein, with product MQVTRRRRHVETKQVGLLGRHFNRRTSLVTACIATAALVVSGTAFAETHQFGTQQVGQMTDQGLVVSSDQYIAPYGDRLVIDNGKIMSSSVSPDGSHVAASVTDGGMALAIVDLKDWKVQQLVGNNASANLRISGNDVGQEGPTYSPDGSQLWLGQADGYTRFTVNPDGSVANPTSVKIPADGSKRALVGAAVFSADGSTVYSAVNGQNRVVAINAATGAIEQSWAVGNAPRGMVQVGTKLYVSNEGGRPAKPGDTTINSYGTQVPADPKTGATTTGTVSVIDLANPSAAVGSIDVGLHPTAVYAKKGAVFVTNTATNDVSVIDTRRNKVVQTIATQPWPEASVGYHPNAVTLTDDGHLLVTLGGANAVAVYRYTSPQEPVSYVGLLPTDYVPAEIATVGNEVVVSNTRGIDARRPTNSAGHGTHDTTSSVQRFTLPDDHVIKSETAKIFKRNGWTNGSVKLARGKGLGRTPVPVPTKLGDPSTIKHVFMIVKENRTYDQVFGDIPQGNGDPSLTQFGENVTPNQHALAKQFGLYDNTYDIGTNSAEGHNWLMQADNPEYTESSAGEYVRSYDTEDDALGHQRTGFLWSGAQAAGKTVRNFGEFHQFLTKPADATWQNLYCDSKNMEATGQDTAYTLKSSSPIPSLNDVSVPGFPKYDLSVPDVYRAQIWKRDFEKNGPANLNMFWLSSDHTGGPASAAAQVADNDLAVGKIVDTISHSKYWKDSAIFVVEDDSQAGLDHVDGHRAPIQIISPWAQHGTVDSRYYSQIMMIRTIEQILGIHPMNQKDSAASPMRGAFTERPDFTPFTTLPNRTPLTDGVKTAPSCGLDTPAPQNPKAAAVAPATVPADQQAVAAKWDNWKSKQRLTGPNAKPDFANPAQMNHFTWYETHGWSKPYPGEKKIFAPEDVPGAYIPSPESDG from the coding sequence ATGCAGGTAACCCGGCGCCGCCGGCATGTCGAGACGAAGCAGGTCGGCCTGCTCGGCAGACATTTCAACCGCCGGACCTCTCTGGTGACGGCGTGCATCGCCACGGCCGCGCTGGTCGTCTCCGGTACCGCTTTCGCCGAGACGCACCAGTTCGGCACCCAGCAGGTCGGCCAGATGACCGACCAGGGCCTGGTCGTCTCCAGTGACCAGTACATCGCCCCGTACGGCGACCGCCTCGTCATCGACAACGGCAAGATCATGTCGTCCTCGGTCAGCCCGGACGGCAGCCACGTCGCGGCCTCGGTCACCGACGGTGGAATGGCGCTCGCCATCGTGGACCTGAAGGACTGGAAGGTGCAGCAGCTCGTCGGCAACAACGCGTCGGCGAATCTGCGCATCAGCGGCAACGACGTGGGCCAGGAAGGCCCCACATACTCGCCCGACGGTTCGCAGCTGTGGCTGGGCCAGGCCGACGGCTACACCAGGTTCACCGTGAACCCGGACGGCAGCGTCGCCAACCCGACGTCCGTCAAGATCCCGGCGGACGGGTCCAAGCGCGCGCTGGTGGGTGCGGCGGTGTTCTCGGCCGACGGCTCCACCGTGTATTCCGCGGTCAACGGCCAGAACCGGGTGGTCGCCATCAACGCGGCGACCGGGGCCATCGAGCAGAGCTGGGCCGTGGGCAACGCCCCGCGTGGCATGGTCCAGGTCGGCACCAAGCTCTACGTCAGCAACGAGGGCGGGCGTCCGGCGAAGCCCGGCGACACCACGATCAACTCGTACGGCACCCAGGTGCCGGCCGACCCGAAGACCGGTGCCACGACCACGGGCACGGTCAGCGTCATCGACCTGGCAAACCCGTCTGCCGCCGTCGGGAGCATCGACGTCGGTCTGCACCCGACCGCCGTGTACGCCAAGAAGGGGGCGGTGTTCGTCACCAACACCGCCACCAACGACGTGTCGGTCATCGACACGCGCCGCAACAAGGTCGTGCAGACCATCGCCACCCAGCCGTGGCCGGAGGCGTCGGTGGGCTACCACCCCAACGCCGTGACGCTCACCGACGACGGTCATCTGCTGGTGACGCTCGGCGGCGCCAACGCGGTCGCCGTCTACCGGTACACGTCCCCGCAGGAACCGGTCAGCTATGTCGGACTGCTCCCGACGGACTACGTCCCCGCGGAGATCGCCACCGTCGGCAACGAGGTAGTGGTCTCCAACACCCGTGGTATCGACGCCCGCCGCCCCACCAACAGCGCCGGGCACGGCACCCACGACACGACGTCGAGCGTGCAGCGGTTCACGCTGCCGGACGACCACGTCATCAAGTCCGAGACGGCCAAGATCTTCAAGCGGAACGGCTGGACCAACGGCTCGGTCAAGCTGGCCCGGGGCAAGGGCCTGGGCCGGACCCCGGTGCCGGTCCCGACGAAGCTCGGCGACCCCTCGACGATCAAGCACGTCTTCATGATCGTCAAGGAGAACCGGACCTACGACCAGGTCTTCGGCGACATCCCGCAGGGCAACGGCGACCCGTCGCTGACGCAGTTCGGCGAGAACGTGACGCCGAACCAGCACGCGCTGGCCAAGCAGTTCGGGCTGTACGACAACACGTACGACATCGGCACCAACTCGGCCGAGGGTCACAACTGGCTGATGCAGGCCGACAACCCGGAGTACACCGAGTCCTCGGCCGGTGAGTACGTGCGCAGCTACGACACCGAGGACGACGCTCTCGGCCACCAGCGGACCGGCTTCCTCTGGAGCGGTGCGCAGGCGGCGGGCAAGACCGTACGAAACTTCGGCGAGTTCCACCAGTTCCTGACCAAGCCGGCGGACGCGACCTGGCAGAACCTGTACTGCGACAGCAAGAACATGGAGGCGACCGGTCAGGACACCGCCTACACCCTGAAGTCGTCCTCCCCGATCCCGTCGCTCAACGACGTGTCGGTGCCCGGCTTCCCGAAGTACGACCTCAGTGTCCCGGACGTCTACCGGGCCCAGATCTGGAAGCGTGACTTCGAGAAGAACGGGCCGGCGAACCTGAACATGTTCTGGCTCTCCAGCGACCACACCGGCGGTCCGGCGAGCGCAGCCGCTCAGGTCGCGGACAACGACCTCGCGGTCGGCAAGATCGTCGACACGATCTCGCACAGCAAGTACTGGAAGGACTCGGCGATCTTCGTTGTCGAGGACGACTCCCAGGCCGGCCTCGACCACGTCGACGGCCATCGGGCCCCGATCCAGATCATCAGCCCCTGGGCCCAGCACGGCACCGTCGACAGCCGCTACTACTCGCAGATCATGATGATCCGCACCATCGAGCAGATCCTCGGGATCCACCCGATGAACCAGAAGGACAGCGCGGCCAGCCCGATGCGTGGGGCGTTCACCGAGCGGCCGGACTTCACGCCGTTCACCACTCTGCCCAACCGGACCCCGCTCACCGATGGTGTGAAGACCGCGCCTTCCTGCGGTCTGGACACCCCGGCGCCGCAGAACCCCAAGGCAGCGGCCGTGGCGCCGGCGACGGTGCCGGCGGACCAGCAGGCGGTCGCGGCGAAGTGGGACAACTGGAAGTCGAAGCAGCGGCTGACCGGTCCGAACGCCAAGCCCGACTTCGCGAACCCCGCCCAGATGAACCACTTCACCTGGTACGAGACGCACGGGTGGAGCAAGCCGTACCCCGGCGAGAAGAAGATCTTCGCGCCGGAGGACGTGCCGGGCGCGTACATCCCGTCGCCGGAGTCGGACGGCTGA
- a CDS encoding ABC transporter permease, translating into MTATATHEQATGARRIPVTRAYRFELVKLVSQWRIRLLVLACWIVPGLFVAAVSLQSTLPSDTLFGRWMHATGWAGPLVMLGFAGTWALPMLTSVVAGDVFAAEDRLGTWRHLLVAVRSPRRIFAAKTLAGLTVILLLVAGLACSSTVGGVLAVGNQPLVGLDGHLLTPADAAGKVLLAWLCVLAPTLALAAIGLLGSVALGRSPMGLLLPALAALAMQLAQMLPLPVAVRLALPGYAFIAWNGLFTSPAQLGPLLIGIVVALVWTVAATALAYLLFLRRDFTNPAYDGSGRRAITTGLLPLAGLTALTVAVVAVATPSTGCGVEQDKVQRSVATAFAHLYRIQTEQLNRPEVTEARLRVTAACDKGGGRLAAQGPGNDWRCVVTWHLPGVEAPGTAVYQLDVTADGRFVADGDGPKEVNGYFLVRTPTGDTPNPLWQFDGNVELLKTTPKG; encoded by the coding sequence ATGACCGCGACCGCCACGCACGAGCAGGCCACCGGTGCCCGCCGCATCCCGGTGACCCGCGCCTACCGCTTCGAACTGGTCAAGCTGGTCTCGCAGTGGCGGATTCGCCTGCTTGTCCTCGCCTGCTGGATCGTGCCGGGGCTCTTCGTCGCCGCGGTGAGCCTGCAGAGCACGCTCCCCTCCGACACCCTCTTCGGCCGCTGGATGCACGCCACAGGATGGGCCGGACCGCTGGTGATGCTCGGCTTCGCGGGCACCTGGGCGCTCCCGATGCTGACCTCGGTGGTCGCCGGCGACGTGTTCGCCGCCGAGGACCGGCTCGGCACCTGGCGCCACCTGCTCGTGGCGGTCCGTTCGCCCCGGCGGATCTTCGCGGCGAAGACGCTGGCGGGCCTCACCGTCATCCTGCTGCTCGTGGCCGGACTGGCCTGTTCCAGCACCGTCGGCGGCGTCCTCGCGGTCGGCAACCAGCCGCTGGTCGGCCTCGACGGCCATCTGCTGACGCCCGCGGACGCCGCCGGCAAGGTCCTCCTCGCCTGGCTCTGCGTACTCGCCCCCACCCTGGCCCTCGCCGCGATCGGACTGCTCGGGTCCGTCGCGCTGGGCCGGTCCCCGATGGGGCTGCTGCTGCCCGCGCTCGCCGCGCTCGCGATGCAACTCGCCCAGATGCTGCCACTGCCCGTCGCCGTGCGCCTCGCCCTGCCCGGCTACGCCTTCATCGCCTGGAACGGCCTGTTCACCAGCCCGGCGCAGCTCGGCCCGCTCCTGATCGGCATCGTGGTCGCCCTGGTGTGGACGGTGGCCGCCACGGCCCTGGCGTATCTGCTCTTCCTGCGGCGCGACTTCACCAACCCCGCCTACGACGGCTCCGGGCGCCGCGCGATCACCACCGGGCTCCTGCCGCTGGCCGGGCTGACCGCCCTCACGGTCGCGGTCGTCGCCGTGGCGACGCCGTCGACGGGCTGCGGAGTCGAGCAGGACAAGGTGCAGCGGTCGGTCGCCACGGCGTTCGCGCACCTCTACCGCATACAGACCGAGCAGCTCAACCGCCCAGAGGTCACCGAGGCGCGGCTGCGGGTCACGGCGGCGTGCGACAAGGGCGGCGGCCGGCTCGCCGCGCAGGGGCCGGGCAACGACTGGCGCTGCGTCGTCACCTGGCATCTCCCCGGCGTCGAGGCCCCGGGGACGGCCGTCTACCAGCTCGACGTCACCGCGGACGGCCGGTTCGTGGCCGACGGCGACGGACCGAAGGAAGTGAACGGCTACTTCCTGGTGCGGACCCCGACCGGGGACACACCGAACCCGCTCTGGCAGTTCGACGGCAATGTCGAGCTGCTCAAGACCACTCCGAAGGGATGA
- a CDS encoding DUF397 domain-containing protein encodes MNAVPEWAWVKSSYSSGEGGECVEVASWSGATHVRDSKDKAGPAVIVEPEAWAEFVGFAVRH; translated from the coding sequence ATGAACGCTGTACCCGAGTGGGCCTGGGTCAAGAGCAGCTACAGCAGCGGCGAAGGCGGCGAGTGCGTCGAGGTCGCCTCCTGGTCGGGCGCCACGCACGTGCGCGACTCGAAGGACAAGGCCGGTCCTGCGGTGATCGTCGAGCCGGAGGCCTGGGCCGAATTCGTCGGGTTCGCCGTTCGGCACTGA
- a CDS encoding ATP-binding protein, producing MESATSPQRRTPRDPAAVREFAMRFTSTPRGARLARRLVAHRLSEWGHPYASSVNETATLVTAELTANAVRHGHVPGRDFHLRLTESRGTLRVEVTDTRTERLPTREEPCPDGESGRGLLLVEALSDDWGVVPRPAGPGKTVWAECACPV from the coding sequence ATGGAATCAGCGACTTCCCCACAAAGGCGTACGCCGCGGGACCCGGCGGCGGTGCGCGAGTTCGCGATGCGGTTCACATCGACGCCGAGAGGGGCGCGGCTGGCCCGCCGACTGGTGGCGCACCGGCTGAGCGAGTGGGGGCACCCGTACGCCTCGTCCGTGAACGAGACCGCCACGCTGGTCACGGCGGAACTGACCGCGAACGCCGTCCGGCACGGTCATGTCCCCGGCCGGGACTTCCATCTCCGGCTCACGGAGAGCCGGGGCACCCTGCGCGTCGAGGTCACGGACACCCGCACCGAGCGACTGCCCACGCGCGAGGAGCCGTGTCCTGACGGGGAGTCGGGCCGCGGACTGCTGCTCGTCGAGGCTCTGTCGGACGACTGGGGTGTGGTTCCCCGACCGGCCGGTCCCGGCAAGACCGTATGGGCGGAGTGCGCCTGCCCCGTATGA
- a CDS encoding helix-turn-helix transcriptional regulator, producing MEETQAEDERERENEPGSGILYIFGRQLKLCRERAGLDRSEFGGRVGYSASTIASFEQGRRIPPPKFIDQADDLLNAGGVLKAGKEGVARAQYPAFFRDAARLEADAVVLHVYANQVVPGLLQTDEYARAVFTMRRPLLAEEIIEQRVAARLARQEIFCRTPMPIVSFVIEESVLHRPLGDSTVMRGQLEQLLLRGDKRNVEIQVMPTVREEHAGLAGPFTLIETRDGRRIAYVEAYKDSRLYTERESVRELEEQYGLLRAAALSPRESLALTEKLLGET from the coding sequence GTGGAGGAAACGCAGGCGGAGGACGAGCGGGAGCGCGAGAACGAGCCCGGTTCGGGGATCCTGTACATCTTCGGACGGCAGTTGAAGCTGTGCCGTGAACGGGCGGGACTCGACCGGTCCGAGTTCGGCGGCCGGGTCGGATACTCGGCCTCGACGATCGCCTCCTTCGAGCAGGGGAGGCGGATCCCGCCGCCGAAGTTCATCGACCAGGCCGACGACCTGCTGAACGCCGGTGGGGTGTTGAAGGCGGGGAAGGAAGGGGTGGCTCGGGCGCAGTATCCGGCGTTCTTCCGGGATGCGGCCAGGTTGGAGGCCGACGCGGTCGTCCTGCATGTGTACGCCAACCAGGTCGTGCCCGGGCTGTTGCAGACGGACGAGTACGCACGAGCGGTGTTCACCATGCGCCGTCCGTTGCTGGCGGAAGAGATCATCGAGCAGCGTGTCGCCGCTCGACTGGCCCGGCAGGAGATCTTCTGCCGAACGCCGATGCCGATCGTCAGCTTTGTCATCGAGGAGTCGGTACTGCACAGGCCACTGGGTGATTCGACCGTCATGCGAGGTCAGCTGGAGCAGCTTCTTCTGCGGGGGGACAAGCGGAACGTGGAGATCCAGGTCATGCCGACCGTGCGAGAGGAGCACGCTGGATTGGCCGGTCCGTTCACCTTGATCGAAACCAGGGATGGGCGGAGGATCGCGTACGTGGAGGCGTACAAGGACAGCCGCCTCTACACGGAGCGCGAGTCGGTCCGGGAGCTTGAAGAGCAGTACGGGCTTCTTCGTGCCGCTGCGCTCAGTCCGCGTGAATCGCTGGCCCTCACTGAGAAGTTGCTGGGAGAGACATGA
- a CDS encoding nucleotidyltransferase family protein: protein MTRDSSFLDTTADRLAALPGVRAVALGGSRAQGTHRPDSDWDLAVYYRGRFDPADLRAVGWEGEVSEIGGWGGGVFNGGAWLTIGGRRVDVHYRDLDVVEHECAEAEEGRFRVEPLLFHLAGIPSYLVVAELAVNRVLRGELPRPAAYPSALRRSAPGHWYGRATATLAYAKSGHAPKGDLTQVAGAIALAATQTAHAVLAARGEWTTNDKGLTRRAGLRAVDDIVAGLDPGPGTLTGALTDAEALLGGCMPKV from the coding sequence GTGACGCGTGACTCCTCGTTCCTCGACACCACCGCCGACCGCCTCGCCGCCCTTCCCGGAGTCCGCGCGGTGGCTCTCGGTGGCTCTCGTGCTCAGGGCACCCACCGGCCCGACAGCGACTGGGACCTGGCCGTCTACTACCGCGGCCGCTTCGACCCCGCCGATCTGCGGGCCGTCGGCTGGGAGGGCGAGGTGTCCGAGATCGGCGGATGGGGCGGGGGTGTGTTCAACGGGGGCGCCTGGCTGACCATCGGCGGTCGGCGTGTCGACGTGCACTACCGCGACCTGGACGTGGTGGAGCACGAGTGCGCGGAGGCGGAGGAAGGGCGGTTCCGCGTGGAGCCGCTGCTGTTCCATCTCGCGGGAATCCCCAGCTATCTGGTTGTCGCGGAGCTCGCCGTCAACCGGGTGCTGCGCGGCGAGCTGCCCCGCCCCGCCGCCTACCCGTCCGCCCTTCGACGTTCGGCGCCCGGACACTGGTACGGACGGGCCACTGCCACCCTGGCCTACGCGAAGTCCGGACACGCCCCGAAAGGCGACCTCACCCAGGTCGCTGGTGCGATCGCCCTGGCCGCGACCCAGACCGCCCACGCGGTACTGGCCGCGCGGGGCGAGTGGACCACCAACGACAAGGGGTTGACCCGCCGCGCGGGCCTGCGTGCGGTCGACGACATCGTGGCGGGACTCGACCCGGGACCCGGGACCCTGACCGGCGCCCTCACGGACGCCGAAGCCCTGCTCGGCGGCTGCATGCCGAAGGTGTGA